The Nocardioides ginsengisegetis region CGGACAAGGACCTCACAACCCGCCTGCTCGGCGCCGCCGGACTGCCCGTGCCCAAGCAGGAGTCGGTGCGGACCGCCGACCAGGCCGTCCGCGTCGCCGAGCGGATCGGCTTCCCCGTCGTCGTGAAGCCGCTCGACGGCAACCACGGCCGGGGCGTCTGCCTGAACCTCCTCGACGAGAAGGACGTCCGCGAGGCGTTCGACATCGCCAAGGAGCAGTCGCGCCGCGGCACCGTCATCGTCGAGTCGTTCGTGACCGGCAAGGACTACCGCTGCCTGATCATCGACGGCCGGGTGGCCGCGATCGCCGAGCGCGTCCCGGCCTCCGTCACCGGCGACGGCACCTCGACCGTCGAGCAGCTCGTCGACACCGCCAATGCCGACCCGCGGCGCGGCGTGGGCCACGAGAAGGTGCTGACCCGGATCAAGGTCGACGCGGCCGCGGAGGACCTCGTCCGCGAGCAGGGCTTCGAGATGGACTCCGTCGTGCCCGAGGGCACGATGGTCAAGCTCGCCCTGACCGGCAACATGTCGACCGGCGGCATCTCCATCGACCGCACCTTCGAGGCGCACCCGGAGAACGTCGAGATCGCCGAGGAGGCCGCCCGCATGGTCGGCCTCGACATCGCCGGCATCGACTTCATCTGCCCCGACATCACCGAGCCGGTCCGCGAGACCGGCGGCGCGATCTGCGAGGTCAACGCGGCCCCGGGCTTCCGGATGCACACGCACCCGACCATCGGCGAGCCGCAGTTCATCGCCAAGCCGGTCGTCGACATGCTCTTCCCGCCGGGCGCCACCTCGCGGATCCCGATCGTGGCCGTGACCGGCACCAACGGCAAGACCACCACGTCACGGATGATCAGCCACATCTTCAAGGGCATGGGCCGCAAGGTCGGCATGACCTCCACCGACGGCGTCGTGATCGACGAGCGACTGCTGATCCGCTCCGACGCCTCCGGCCCGCGGTCGGCCCGGATGGTCCTGCAGAACCCACGCGTCGACTTCGCGGTCTTCGAGGTCGCCCGCGGCGGCATCCTGCGCGAGGGCCTCGGCTACGAGCGCAACGACGTCGCCGTCGTCCTCAACGTGCAGCCCGACCACCTCGGCCTGCGCGGGATCGACACCGTCGAGCAGCTCGCCGACGTCAAGGCCGTCCTCGTCGAGGCGGTGCCGCGCGACGGCCACGCCGTCCTCAACGCCGATGACCCGCTGGTCCGCGAGATGCGGCGCCGCTGCTCGGGCCAGGTCGTGTGGTTCTCCATGGAGGAGCCCGGCTCGGAGGTGCGCGAGATGATCGACGCCCACTGCCGTCGCGGCGGCAAGGCGCTGGTCCTCAACCCGTCCGAGCGCGGCGAGATGATCGTGGTCAAGCACGGCCGCCGCGAGATGCAGCTGGCCTGGACCCACCTCCTCCCCTCGACCTTCAGCGGCCGCGCCCGGATGAACGTCCAGAACGCCCTCGGCGCCGCCGCGGCCGCCTTCGCCATCGGCGCCCCGCTGCACGACATCCGCCAGGGCCTGCGGACGTTCTCGACGAGCTACTACCTCTCGCCCGGCCGCCTCAACGAGGTCGAGGTCAACGGCGTCAACGTGATCGTCGACTACTGCCACAACGCGCCCGGCATGAAGATGCTCGGCGACTTCGTGGACCGCACCGGCGACTCGCTGTCGTCCTCGCACGACCTGGCCCGCCCGTCGCGGATCGGCATCATCTCCACCGCCGGCGACCGGCGCGACGAGGACATGCGCGAGCTCGGGCACATCGCGGCCCAGCACTTCGACGTGGTGATCGTCCGCGAGGACGTCCAGCTGCGCGGGCGCAAGCGCGGGGAGACTGCCGCGTTCGTGCTCGAGGGCGTGCGCGCCGCGATGGCCGAGGGCGCCCGCTGCAAGCAGGTCGAGGAGGTCCTCGAGGAGATCGAGGCCGTCCGTCACGCCATGAGCCGCGCCAACAAGGGCGACCTCGTCGTGGTCTGCGTCGACAAGCACGGCGAGGTCATGGCCGAGCTCGAGCAGTGGTCCAACATCGCCCAGGCGGGCAGCGGCGAGCGGACCGACGCCCCCGCGGGTGACCCCGACTACGTGCCGGCGTCGACGGACGCCTGAGCCGACCGGTGCGCGTCCTGGCCCTCGACGCCGTCCCCCGGCGCGCGATCGACGAGCACGCGAGCCGCGGCGTCACCGTGGGTGGGCTCGCCCTCACCATGGACGCACACGTGGTCGTGGTCCGGCTCCGCCCGGGTGGACGGATCGGCCGCCACCCGGCGGCCGGGCGTCAGCTCCTCGTGGTCGTGAGCGGGGACGCGACGGTGTCCGGGAGCGACGGCGTGGAGGTCGTCCTCGGTCCCGGGCAGGCGGCCGTCTGGGAGCCCAACGAGCCGCACCAGACCCGCTCTGTCGCCGGGCTCACCGCCCTGGTCGTCGAGGGCGAGCTCGACGTCGCGCGCGACTGACCTCAGACGCGCGCGGCACGCACCTTGGCGGCCAGCGTCGCGTTGTCGTCGGGCGTGCCGCCGGCACCGGCGATCCACGCGTAGACCTCCTCGCGCTCGGCGTGGCACATGAGGCCGACGACGTCGCCGGGCAGGGCCTGACCGACCAGCGCGGACAGGGCCGCCACCTCGGTCGGGTACGACGCGAAGCTGGTGACGCCGACCCGCGCGGCGCCGGCGCGCATCAGGTCGTCGAGCTCGTCGTAGGTGCGGCCGCGGAGGTACTTCTCCTTGTGGCCGATGGCCAGCACGTCGCTGTCCCGGGCCGCGATCTCGCCCAGCTTCTCGATGAGGTCGTCCTGGCGGTCCCCCAC contains the following coding sequences:
- the cphA gene encoding cyanophycin synthetase, translated to MTERPTPDLAIVETRVYRGANVWSYDKAIHLVVDLGSLEKFPTNTIPGFTDNILQMLPGLREHSCSRGRRGGFVERLNEGTWLGHVAEHAALALQQVVGHDIRRGKTRGVKGRPGHYNVIFGYVDEQVGLAAARLAVRLVNHLVEADPEFDWDTELEAFILRAERTAFGPSTQAILDEAVSRDIPWIRLNQYSLVQLGQGVHAKRIRATMTSATSAIAVDIASDKDLTTRLLGAAGLPVPKQESVRTADQAVRVAERIGFPVVVKPLDGNHGRGVCLNLLDEKDVREAFDIAKEQSRRGTVIVESFVTGKDYRCLIIDGRVAAIAERVPASVTGDGTSTVEQLVDTANADPRRGVGHEKVLTRIKVDAAAEDLVREQGFEMDSVVPEGTMVKLALTGNMSTGGISIDRTFEAHPENVEIAEEAARMVGLDIAGIDFICPDITEPVRETGGAICEVNAAPGFRMHTHPTIGEPQFIAKPVVDMLFPPGATSRIPIVAVTGTNGKTTTSRMISHIFKGMGRKVGMTSTDGVVIDERLLIRSDASGPRSARMVLQNPRVDFAVFEVARGGILREGLGYERNDVAVVLNVQPDHLGLRGIDTVEQLADVKAVLVEAVPRDGHAVLNADDPLVREMRRRCSGQVVWFSMEEPGSEVREMIDAHCRRGGKALVLNPSERGEMIVVKHGRREMQLAWTHLLPSTFSGRARMNVQNALGAAAAAFAIGAPLHDIRQGLRTFSTSYYLSPGRLNEVEVNGVNVIVDYCHNAPGMKMLGDFVDRTGDSLSSSHDLARPSRIGIISTAGDRRDEDMRELGHIAAQHFDVVIVREDVQLRGRKRGETAAFVLEGVRAAMAEGARCKQVEEVLEEIEAVRHAMSRANKGDLVVVCVDKHGEVMAELEQWSNIAQAGSGERTDAPAGDPDYVPASTDA
- a CDS encoding cupin domain-containing protein; translation: MRVLALDAVPRRAIDEHASRGVTVGGLALTMDAHVVVVRLRPGGRIGRHPAAGRQLLVVVSGDATVSGSDGVEVVLGPGQAAVWEPNEPHQTRSVAGLTALVVEGELDVARD